The Leclercia adecarboxylata region TCGCCATCAGCAGGCGCCCGATAACCTGACCGAAACGTCCAAAGCCCACCACAATCACCTGGGGTTTATCATCTTCCACCCAGGGCGCTTCGTGCTCATCTTCCGGGGCATTGATGCGGCGGGACAAATGCTTATCGATAAGCTTCATCAGCAGCGGTGTGGTCATCATCGACAGCGTCACGGTCACCAACAGCAAAGCCATCTGATCATGCTGGAACAATCTCTGGGATGATGCTGTGGAGAAGAGCACAAAAGCAAACTCTCCCCCCTGGCTCAGCACCCCGGCCAGCTGTGCACGCTCCGTCTGACGCAAGCCATAAACCCGCGCCAGCACATACAGCACCAGCATTTTGACGCCCACCAGCACGGCAACGCTCATCACGACCCACAGGATATGGGTGTAGAGCACGCCGAGGTTCAGCGCCATGCCGACAGAGATAAAGAACAACCCTAGCAGCAGCCCTTTAAAGGGATCGATGGCAATTTCCAGTTCGTGCCGGTACTCACTCTCCGCCAGCAGCACGCCCGCAATGAAGGTGCCCAGCGCCATCGACAGCCCCAGCGCGTCCATAAACAGCGCCGATCCCAGTACCAGCAGCAGCGTCGCGGCGGTAAACACTTCCCGCACCCCGGATGCCGCAATAAAGCGGAACACCGGGCGAAGCAGATAGCGTCCGCCCACCAGCATGCCGGCAAAGGCCAGCACCTTCATGCCGATCTTCATCCAGTCGAAATGTTCATCTCCCGATCCCGCCAGCAGCGGAACCAGAGCCAGCGCCGGGATCACCGCCAGATCCTGAAACAGCAGAATTGAGAAGCCCAGCTGTCCCGCCTCGCTCCGGTTCATGCCCTTATCGCGCATCAGCTGTAACGCCATTGCCGTGGAGGACATCGCCAGGCCAATCCCGCCTACCACCGCAGCCTGCCATGAGAACTGGGTCAGCATCAGGAGCCCGCCGAGGATCACCGCGCTACACAGCACCTGCGCGGCGCCTACGCCAAAGATAGAACGCCGCAGCTGCCAGAGCTTCGCCGGGTTCAGCTCGAGGCCGATGATAAACATCAGAAAGACGACACCCAGTTCCGAGAAGTGCAGGATTTCATCCACATCGCTGATGAACCCCAGCCCCCACGGGCCGATGGCGATGCCCGCCAGCAGATAACCCAGCACCGCGCCAATCCCCAGACGCGACGCCAGCGGCACCGCCACTACGGCGGCAAGCAGGAACAATACCCCTGCCAGCAAAAGATCAGATCCTTCCATCAGTGGCCTCCCGTCAGCGTTGGCGCCGCCAGCCAGTCGCCGTACGCTCTGGCATGGCTGGCCAGCTGATCCTGGGGCTGTCGGCGCGCCCAGTAGACCACAATCGGGCTTAGCCAGTGCATACGGCACATGGCCGCCGTGAGCTCGAACGGGCGTAAAATATCGTTCATCGAATAGCGATTAAGCCCATCGTGGCGGTAAGCACTCTCCGGCTCGCCGGTGGTAATGACGCTCCGCCAGTACTTTCCCGCCAGCTGGTTTCCTCCCGGACCGCTGGAAAAGCCGCGGCTCAGCACGCGGTCCAGCCACTCCTTCAGCAGCGCCGGGCAGCTGTAGGTATAGAGAGGATGCTGGAACACGATAACGTCGTGCTGGCGCAGCAGCTCCTGTTCACGAGGGATGTCGATAAAAAAATCGGGGTAGTGCGCATAGAGATCGTGCACCGTCACATTACTGAGCTGAAACGCCGGTTGTAGCAAAACCCGGTTGGCGACCGAGTCCTGAGACTCCGGATGGGCATACAGCAGCAGCACTTTTGCTGTCTGGGACATCATTCCTCTCCCGGGTCGTCATCACTGTTGTTTTGGGCTACCATGGCACACCCACGCGGCGCGTGGCGGCACACTTAACCTGATTATAATGACAACTTAACATAGTCGGAACATACGGCGCTCTATGATTGTTTTCTCCTCATTACAAATTCGTCGCGGCGTACGTGTCCTGCTGGACAACGCTACAGCCACCATTAACCCGGGCCAGAAAGTGGGCCTGGTGGGCAAAAACGGCTGTGGTAAATCCACGTTACTGTCATTGCTGAAAAACGAAATCACTGCCGACGGCGGTAACTTCACCTACCCCGGCAACTGGCAGCTGGCCTGGGTAAACCAGGAGACGCCCGCCCTGAGCGTACCGGCGATGGACTATGTTATCGACGGCGACCGTGAGTACCGCAAGCTGGAAGCCGAACTGCACGCCGCTAACGAACGTAACGACGGTCATGCGATCGCCACCGTACACGGCAAACTCGACGCCATAGATGCCTGGACCATCCGTTCCCGCGCCGCCAGCCTGTTGCACGGCCTGGGGTTCAGCAACGAGCAGCTGGAGCGTCCGGTGAGTGATTTCTCCGGTGGCTGGCGCATGCGCCTTAACCTGGCCCAGGCACTGATCTGTCGTTCTGACCTGCTGCTGCTTGATGAACCGACTAACCACCTCGATCTGGATGCGGTCATCTGGCTGGAAAAGTGGCTGAAGAGCTATCAGGGCACGCTGATCCTCATCTCCCACGACCGTGACTTCCTCGATCCGGTGGTGGACAAAATTATTCATATCGAACAGGAAACCATGTTCGAGTACACCGGCAACTACAGCTCGTTTGAGCGCCAGCGTGCGGTGCGACTCTCCCAGCAACAGGCGATGTACGAGAGCCAGCAGCAGCGCGTGGCGCACCTGCAGAGCTTTGTCGATCGCTTCAAAGCGAAGGCGTCAAAAGCAAAACAGGCCCAGAGCCGAATCAAGATGCTGGAACGTATGGAGATGATTGCCCCGGCGCACGTCGACAACCCGTTCCACTTTAACTTCCGGGCCCCGGAAAGCCTGCCCAACCCGCTGCTGAAAATGGAAAAGGTCAGCGCTGGCTATGGCGATCGCATCATCCTGGATTCTATCAAGCTCAACCTGGTGCCGGGTTCCCGTATCGGCCTGCTCGGGC contains the following coding sequences:
- the kefB gene encoding glutathione-regulated potassium-efflux system protein KefB — translated: MEGSDLLLAGVLFLLAAVVAVPLASRLGIGAVLGYLLAGIAIGPWGLGFISDVDEILHFSELGVVFLMFIIGLELNPAKLWQLRRSIFGVGAAQVLCSAVILGGLLMLTQFSWQAAVVGGIGLAMSSTAMALQLMRDKGMNRSEAGQLGFSILLFQDLAVIPALALVPLLAGSGDEHFDWMKIGMKVLAFAGMLVGGRYLLRPVFRFIAASGVREVFTAATLLLVLGSALFMDALGLSMALGTFIAGVLLAESEYRHELEIAIDPFKGLLLGLFFISVGMALNLGVLYTHILWVVMSVAVLVGVKMLVLYVLARVYGLRQTERAQLAGVLSQGGEFAFVLFSTASSQRLFQHDQMALLLVTVTLSMMTTPLLMKLIDKHLSRRINAPEDEHEAPWVEDDKPQVIVVGFGRFGQVIGRLLMANKKRVTVLERDISAVNLMRKYGYKVYYGDATQVELLRSAGAEAAESIVITCNDPEDTMKLVEICQQHFPHLHILARARGRVEAHELLQAGVKYFTRETFSSALELGRKTLVTLGMHPHQAQRAQLHFRRLDMRMLRELMPVHTDTVQISRVREARRELEEIFQREMQQERRQLDGWDEFE
- the kefG gene encoding glutathione-regulated potassium-efflux system ancillary protein KefG, which codes for MMSQTAKVLLLYAHPESQDSVANRVLLQPAFQLSNVTVHDLYAHYPDFFIDIPREQELLRQHDVIVFQHPLYTYSCPALLKEWLDRVLSRGFSSGPGGNQLAGKYWRSVITTGEPESAYRHDGLNRYSMNDILRPFELTAAMCRMHWLSPIVVYWARRQPQDQLASHARAYGDWLAAPTLTGGH
- a CDS encoding ABC transporter ATP-binding protein, whose translation is MIVFSSLQIRRGVRVLLDNATATINPGQKVGLVGKNGCGKSTLLSLLKNEITADGGNFTYPGNWQLAWVNQETPALSVPAMDYVIDGDREYRKLEAELHAANERNDGHAIATVHGKLDAIDAWTIRSRAASLLHGLGFSNEQLERPVSDFSGGWRMRLNLAQALICRSDLLLLDEPTNHLDLDAVIWLEKWLKSYQGTLILISHDRDFLDPVVDKIIHIEQETMFEYTGNYSSFERQRAVRLSQQQAMYESQQQRVAHLQSFVDRFKAKASKAKQAQSRIKMLERMEMIAPAHVDNPFHFNFRAPESLPNPLLKMEKVSAGYGDRIILDSIKLNLVPGSRIGLLGRNGAGKSTLIKLLAGELAPVRGDIGLAKGIKLGYFAQHQLEFLRADESPLQHLARLAPQELEQKLRDYLGGFGFQGDKVSENTERFSGGEKARLVLALIVWQRPNLLLLDEPTNHLDLDMRQALTEALIEFEGALVVVSHDRHLLRSTTDDLYLVHDGKVEPFDGDLEDYQQWLSDIQKQESQPAEGAKDNANSAQARKDQKRREAELRTQTQPLRKEITRLEKEMEKLNATLATVEEKLGDSGLYDQSRKAELTECLQIQAKTKSSLEECEMAWLDAQEQLEEMLQAE